The Pseudomonadota bacterium genome has a window encoding:
- a CDS encoding type I restriction endonuclease subunit R, which produces MNKITESEIEKFAIELLEKSGYQYIYAPSIAPDSETPERESFEEVLLLERLRTAIGRINPSIPADIREDAIKQIQRIHSPELIANNEAFHRLLTEGINVTIRKGGHSRGDLVWLVDFENPENNDFLVANQFTVIENNVNKRPDVVLFVNGLPLVVIELKNPADENATVKSAFRQFQTYKQAIPSLFTYNGIMVISDGLEAKAGSVSAGFTRFMSWKTADGKVEASPLIGQLETLIKGMLDKKTLLDLIRHFIVFEKTKKEDRETGIIAIQTVKKLASYHQYYAVNRAVESTLRASGYHRTKKEISDRLEIKESPASYGLVGVGSQPVNDRKGGVVWHTQGSGKSLSMVFYTGKIVLVMDNPTVVVITDRNDLDDQLFDTFAASKQLLRQEPVQAEDRGHLKKVLKVTSGGVIFTTIQKFQPEEGNVYETLSERENIIVIADEAHRTQYGFKAKTIDDKDKNGNVIGKKVVYGFAKYLRDALPQATYLGFTGTPIESDDVNTPAVFGNYVDVYDILQAVEDGATVKIYYESRLAKINLSEEGKKLVAELDTELDQEDLTDTQKAKAKWTQLEALVGSENRIKQIAQDIIDHFEQRQEIFPEGKAMVVAMSRRIAADLYKQIIDIRPAWHSDDLKKGAIKVVMTSASSDGPKIAKHHTTKEQRRVLADRMKDPEDNLRLVIVRDMWLTGFDVPSMHTLYIDKPMKGHNLMQAIARVNRVYKDKPGGLVVDYLGIASDLKKALSFYSDSGGKGDPAITQEKAVQMMLEKLEIVSQMFYGFSYENYFESDTRTKLSLILAAEEHILGLENGKKRYINEVIALSQGFAIAIPHEQAMDVKEEVAFFQAVKARLAKFDSTGTGRTDEDIETAIRQVIDKALVSEKVIDVFDAAGIKKPDISILSEEFLLEVKNMEHKNIALEVLKKLLNDEIKARIKKNLIQGKSLMEMLENSIKRYHNKIITAAEVIEELIALGKDIQEKDKEPKEMGLSDFEYAFYTAIANNKSALEVMGKDKLRELAVVLFEKVRQNASIDWTIKESVKAKLKVIVKRTLRQYGYPPDMQKLATETVLKQAEMIAEEIMQGE; this is translated from the coding sequence ATGAATAAAATTACCGAATCTGAAATCGAAAAATTCGCCATCGAACTGCTGGAAAAATCCGGCTATCAATATATCTACGCTCCGTCTATCGCCCCTGACAGCGAAACCCCGGAACGTGAATCCTTTGAAGAAGTACTGCTTTTGGAGCGGCTTCGGACAGCCATCGGCAGAATCAACCCATCAATACCGGCAGATATCAGAGAAGATGCTATCAAGCAGATCCAACGGATTCATTCCCCCGAACTTATAGCAAATAATGAAGCTTTCCATCGACTGCTGACTGAGGGCATCAATGTAACCATTAGAAAAGGCGGCCACAGTCGGGGTGATCTTGTCTGGCTTGTTGATTTCGAAAATCCGGAAAACAATGATTTTCTTGTAGCTAACCAGTTCACGGTAATTGAAAACAATGTCAACAAACGTCCTGATGTGGTTCTGTTTGTAAACGGCTTGCCACTTGTTGTTATCGAACTAAAAAACCCTGCTGATGAAAACGCAACGGTCAAATCGGCCTTCAGGCAGTTCCAAACATACAAACAGGCAATCCCCAGCCTATTTACATATAACGGCATTATGGTTATTTCCGATGGTCTGGAAGCCAAAGCCGGTTCTGTTTCCGCAGGATTCACTCGTTTTATGTCCTGGAAGACAGCTGATGGAAAGGTTGAAGCCTCACCATTAATAGGCCAGTTGGAAACCCTGATCAAGGGAATGCTTGATAAGAAAACGCTGCTGGATCTTATCCGCCATTTCATTGTTTTTGAAAAAACCAAAAAAGAAGATAGAGAAACCGGGATTATCGCCATTCAAACTGTGAAGAAGCTTGCTTCGTATCACCAGTATTATGCTGTCAACAGGGCTGTGGAATCAACTCTTCGGGCATCCGGTTACCATAGAACCAAAAAAGAAATATCGGACAGGCTTGAGATAAAGGAATCACCCGCAAGTTATGGACTTGTGGGAGTGGGCTCTCAACCCGTGAACGACAGAAAAGGCGGGGTGGTCTGGCACACACAGGGAAGCGGCAAATCACTGTCTATGGTTTTTTATACCGGTAAAATTGTTCTTGTCATGGATAATCCAACGGTCGTAGTTATTACCGACAGAAACGATCTGGACGACCAACTGTTTGATACCTTTGCCGCATCAAAGCAACTACTCCGGCAGGAGCCGGTTCAGGCTGAAGACCGGGGGCATTTGAAAAAGGTACTTAAGGTTACCTCCGGCGGAGTGATTTTTACTACCATTCAGAAATTTCAGCCTGAGGAAGGCAATGTTTACGAAACACTATCTGAACGGGAAAATATCATTGTCATTGCTGATGAAGCCCATAGGACACAGTACGGCTTTAAGGCCAAAACAATAGATGACAAGGACAAGAACGGAAATGTTATCGGTAAAAAGGTAGTGTACGGGTTTGCAAAGTATTTGCGGGATGCCCTGCCCCAAGCAACCTATCTTGGTTTCACCGGAACGCCTATTGAAAGCGATGATGTAAACACCCCGGCAGTTTTTGGAAATTATGTTGATGTTTATGATATTTTACAGGCAGTAGAAGACGGTGCAACGGTCAAAATATATTATGAAAGCAGACTGGCTAAAATAAATCTGAGCGAAGAAGGCAAAAAGCTTGTTGCCGAACTTGATACTGAGCTTGACCAGGAAGACCTTACCGATACGCAAAAAGCGAAGGCAAAATGGACGCAACTGGAAGCGCTTGTAGGCAGTGAAAACCGGATAAAACAGATTGCACAGGATATTATTGATCATTTTGAACAGCGGCAGGAAATATTTCCTGAAGGCAAGGCAATGGTTGTTGCCATGTCCCGCCGTATTGCAGCCGATTTATATAAGCAAATAATCGACATAAGGCCTGCTTGGCATAGTGACGATCTGAAAAAAGGCGCTATAAAAGTGGTCATGACATCAGCATCCTCCGACGGCCCTAAAATAGCTAAACATCATACGACAAAAGAACAGCGGAGGGTGTTGGCAGACCGGATGAAAGACCCGGAAGATAATCTCAGGCTGGTTATTGTGCGTGATATGTGGCTTACCGGTTTTGATGTACCGTCCATGCATACGCTTTACATTGACAAACCCATGAAAGGCCATAACCTTATGCAGGCCATCGCCCGTGTAAACAGGGTTTATAAGGACAAACCCGGCGGGTTAGTGGTGGATTATCTTGGCATTGCTTCGGATTTGAAGAAGGCATTGTCTTTTTACTCGGACAGTGGAGGCAAGGGTGACCCGGCCATTACTCAGGAAAAAGCGGTACAGATGATGCTGGAGAAACTGGAGATCGTTTCACAGATGTTTTATGGCTTTTCTTATGAGAATTATTTTGAGTCGGATACGAGGACAAAGCTTTCGTTAATTCTGGCGGCGGAAGAACATATACTTGGCCTGGAAAACGGGAAGAAAAGATATATCAATGAGGTTATCGCATTATCCCAGGGATTCGCTATTGCCATTCCCCATGAACAGGCAATGGATGTAAAAGAGGAGGTTGCATTTTTTCAGGCAGTCAAAGCGCGCCTGGCTAAATTCGATAGTACCGGCACAGGCAGGACAGATGAAGACATTGAAACAGCAATAAGACAAGTTATTGATAAAGCCTTGGTGAGTGAAAAGGTAATTGATGTTTTTGATGCAGCCGGGATTAAAAAGCCGGATATTTCCATTCTTTCTGAAGAATTTCTTCTGGAAGTCAAGAATATGGAGCATAAGAACATTGCTCTGGAAGTCCTGAAGAAACTATTAAATGACGAGATAAAAGCAAGAATTAAAAAGAACCTGATTCAGGGCAAATCTTTAATGGAAATGCTGGAAAATTCCATAAAAAGATATCACAACAAAATTATTACCGCTGCTGAAGTCATTGAAGAACTTATCGCTTTAGGCAAAGACATTCAAGAAAAGGATAAAGAACCTAAAGAAATGGGGCTTTCTGATTTCGAGTATGCCTTCTATACTGCTATCGCCAATAATAAAAGTGCCCTTGAGGTAATGGGAAAAGACAAATTAAGGGAACTTGCCGTAGTGCTTTTTGAAAAAGTGAGGCAGAATGCTTCAATTGATTGGACTATCAAGGAAAGTGTTAAGGCAAAACTTAAAGTCATAGTTAAAAGAACCCTGCGACAGTATGGCTATCCGCCGGACATGCAGAAACTTGCAACTGAGACGGTTTTAAAGCAGGCTGAAATGATTGCGGAAGAAATTATGCAAGGTGAATGA
- a CDS encoding S8 family peptidase yields the protein MEKYDHLKLPIYSGNLERQKRGGGGGYNIPGGRTKAAFSQESKQKAEEIVQSFSALKNKFSGRISPSLIYEIEINQSVSPDAFEKILLSMGIHVLSVAENRKGYWVVFSDDDTLSQFKSNLATYGSEEGLKYDFFNAIDSFQDIPRGKKIGKGLSEKPLGETPEFIDIELWRMTDPQKNERFINELKQTYSDLSQFRITDTLISKTFVLVRAKLSAAIFDEIIDLKEISRADRPSVLRFNPFEYTRPDISNIEFHEPDEAAHGILIIDSGIISNHPMLEKCIGGEENFQTGEPQIQDTVGHGTAVAGCAAYGDVENCLDINNFTPSNWIFSAKVMYAERNEMRGTVSAIYDPEKLVEHQLKDAVESFLSNAEYHIRVVNISLGNSNEVWHKNYDRQLPLAALIDELAFQFPNVVFVVSAGNQRPSDIYSTIEEITSNYPVYLTENPDFNIINPATSSLALTVGSIAGEARIEQERYGAEQIKTAVASEDQPSPFTRTGFGINGMIKPELVEYGGNLILFDNHGRIDEDRGGKIALLNNRTTEDIIQYDCWTSFSAPKVAHLAGKIINNFPQRSGNFIKNMLLIGADYPYSPSKNFYQTANKKTAEAAHLSICGYGLSSFERAMFSFSNRVVLWDEGQIGLNQMKIYSLQLPDIFFSEEGKKKIMVALTFNPETRLTRGDSYLGNRMEFHLFHSINPQILMEKYGILTEQAEELGVPEALKKFEIDFFPGGNTRKAGCHQKAWKEYKRQPKSIPATPISLVLLNFNKWITDENRMQDYCISVVFEHEKEIALYNEIRTNIQTRVRV from the coding sequence ATGGAAAAATATGACCATTTGAAACTTCCAATTTATAGTGGCAATTTAGAACGGCAGAAAAGGGGCGGAGGTGGTGGTTATAATATTCCAGGTGGGAGAACAAAAGCAGCCTTCTCACAAGAGTCAAAACAAAAAGCAGAAGAAATTGTTCAATCATTTTCTGCGTTAAAGAATAAATTTTCCGGCAGAATTAGCCCATCCTTAATCTATGAAATTGAAATAAATCAGAGCGTATCACCTGATGCTTTTGAGAAAATACTTTTATCCATGGGAATCCACGTACTTTCGGTTGCTGAAAACAGGAAGGGGTATTGGGTTGTTTTCAGCGATGACGATACGTTGAGCCAATTCAAGTCCAATCTTGCAACATATGGCAGTGAGGAGGGACTTAAATATGATTTTTTTAATGCTATTGATTCCTTCCAGGATATCCCCAGGGGAAAAAAGATCGGAAAAGGGTTAAGTGAAAAGCCATTAGGTGAAACCCCGGAATTTATTGACATAGAATTATGGCGGATGACTGATCCACAGAAAAACGAAAGATTTATCAATGAACTAAAACAGACTTATTCCGACTTGAGTCAATTCCGTATTACCGACACCCTAATATCAAAAACATTTGTACTTGTGAGGGCTAAACTATCAGCGGCTATATTTGATGAAATCATAGATCTCAAGGAAATATCCAGAGCTGATCGGCCTTCTGTTCTCCGATTCAACCCATTTGAATATACGCGACCGGATATCTCCAACATAGAATTTCATGAACCTGATGAGGCTGCACATGGTATTTTGATTATTGATTCCGGCATTATCTCAAATCACCCGATGCTTGAAAAATGCATCGGCGGGGAAGAAAATTTTCAAACGGGAGAACCCCAAATTCAAGACACCGTCGGACATGGCACTGCTGTGGCGGGTTGTGCCGCATATGGTGATGTTGAAAATTGTCTTGATATAAACAACTTTACACCATCCAACTGGATTTTTTCCGCCAAAGTAATGTATGCGGAAAGAAACGAAATGAGAGGTACGGTTTCAGCAATATATGATCCGGAGAAACTTGTTGAGCATCAATTAAAAGATGCTGTCGAGAGTTTTTTATCTAATGCGGAATATCACATAAGAGTGGTCAATATTTCACTTGGAAATAGCAATGAAGTCTGGCATAAAAATTATGACAGGCAATTACCGCTTGCCGCTTTAATTGATGAACTGGCTTTTCAATTTCCAAATGTCGTTTTTGTTGTTTCAGCCGGCAATCAGAGACCCTCGGATATCTATTCCACCATCGAAGAGATTACCTCAAACTATCCTGTTTATTTAACAGAAAATCCCGATTTCAACATTATAAATCCAGCTACATCATCACTTGCTTTGACAGTAGGCTCAATAGCGGGAGAGGCGCGGATCGAGCAAGAACGATATGGCGCTGAACAGATAAAAACGGCTGTTGCGAGTGAAGATCAGCCTTCACCTTTCACAAGAACAGGATTTGGTATTAATGGCATGATAAAACCTGAACTTGTCGAATATGGCGGCAATCTCATCTTATTTGATAACCATGGAAGAATTGACGAGGATAGAGGTGGAAAAATTGCTCTATTAAATAATCGAACAACCGAAGACATTATTCAATATGATTGCTGGACCAGTTTTTCAGCTCCTAAAGTGGCTCATCTTGCTGGGAAGATTATAAATAATTTTCCACAAAGGTCAGGTAATTTCATTAAAAATATGCTACTTATTGGTGCGGATTATCCTTACAGTCCAAGTAAAAACTTTTATCAAACTGCTAATAAAAAAACTGCTGAAGCAGCTCATCTATCTATTTGCGGTTATGGGTTGAGTAGCTTTGAAAGAGCTATGTTTTCATTTAGCAACAGGGTGGTTCTCTGGGATGAAGGACAAATCGGATTAAATCAGATGAAGATTTATTCCCTCCAGCTTCCCGATATCTTCTTTTCCGAAGAAGGAAAAAAGAAAATAATGGTTGCCCTTACCTTCAATCCTGAAACCCGCCTTACTCGTGGAGACAGCTATCTGGGGAACCGAATGGAATTTCATCTTTTCCATTCGATCAATCCTCAAATATTAATGGAAAAATACGGCATACTCACTGAACAAGCAGAGGAACTTGGGGTACCGGAAGCATTAAAAAAATTTGAAATCGATTTCTTCCCTGGCGGAAACACAAGAAAGGCCGGTTGCCATCAAAAAGCATGGAAGGAATACAAGCGACAACCCAAGAGTATTCCTGCAACTCCAATTTCACTAGTCCTGCTTAATTTTAATAAATGGATTACTGATGAGAACAGGATGCAGGACTACTGTATTTCTGTAGTATTTGAACATGAGAAGGAAATAGCACTTTATAATGAAATAAGGACAAATATTCAAACAAGGGTTCGGGTTTAG
- a CDS encoding ATP-binding protein, giving the protein MTTSDLIKKLFLSFNDKDNEAFIQAAREYIEHEKRKKHTMVAKELEKALYAANSSSEREKRFKNTQPIPRDTEKGFPLLEIQHFDISMASLLISPETKQQLEQIIREFKDADIFATYNLQNKRKILLCGKPGTGKTFSARIISSVLQIPLVYIRFDAIISSYLGETASNLRRVFDFVESGTWITLFDEFDIIGKNRDDKHEHGEIKRVVNNFLQMLDNIKGDSIILAATNHQYMLDPAIWRRFDDVIYYELPDENIRKALFELYLRPIKKDPDINLPKAVNMTQGLSPADIKMITEEAMKLSILDSRNCLGQNDIEKAINKFSRREKVKNNQMGDN; this is encoded by the coding sequence ATGACCACCTCTGATTTAATAAAAAAATTGTTTTTATCCTTTAACGATAAAGATAACGAGGCTTTTATTCAGGCGGCACGGGAATATATCGAACACGAAAAAAGGAAAAAGCACACTATGGTAGCAAAAGAGCTGGAAAAGGCTCTTTACGCTGCAAACAGTTCTTCGGAAAGAGAAAAACGGTTTAAGAACACGCAGCCAATTCCGAGGGATACGGAAAAAGGTTTTCCGTTACTCGAAATACAACATTTTGATATCAGTATGGCCAGCCTGTTAATCTCGCCGGAAACAAAACAACAGTTGGAGCAAATTATCAGGGAATTTAAAGACGCGGATATTTTCGCGACCTATAATCTTCAGAATAAAAGGAAGATTCTTCTTTGCGGCAAGCCTGGTACGGGAAAAACCTTTTCGGCACGTATAATCAGTTCCGTTCTGCAAATCCCACTGGTGTATATCAGGTTTGACGCAATTATTTCATCGTATCTTGGCGAAACGGCTTCAAATCTAAGGAGGGTTTTCGATTTTGTTGAAAGTGGAACGTGGATAACTCTTTTTGATGAGTTTGACATCATTGGTAAAAACAGAGACGACAAGCACGAACACGGAGAAATAAAGAGGGTTGTCAATAACTTTCTTCAAATGCTCGATAATATCAAGGGTGACAGCATAATACTGGCCGCAACCAATCATCAATACATGCTTGATCCGGCAATATGGCGGCGTTTTGATGATGTCATTTACTACGAACTTCCCGATGAAAATATAAGGAAAGCATTATTTGAACTCTATCTGAGACCAATTAAAAAAGATCCTGATATTAATTTGCCAAAAGCAGTCAATATGACTCAGGGGCTTTCTCCTGCCGATATCAAGATGATTACTGAAGAAGCTATGAAATTATCAATTCTTGATTCAAGAAATTGTCTTGGACAAAACGACATTGAAAAAGCAATCAATAAATTCAGCCGCAGAGAAAAGGTGAAAAATAATCAAATGGGGGATAATTGA
- a CDS encoding abortive infection family protein — translation MERLKKIIGQYGRWSELTTYTDRIEAHTNTDFSHAVENAKALLETIGKEICNSKSIVLGEVTSINVVMKKAFTAIGYSSDNLVMRISTALATIGQQMGNLRNEIGTTSHGKSLEELKERNNKVDELTKEFLIDTTVIVAAFLIRAFENENPRATTEHVEAEILYTDNESFNDFWDDLYGEFIMGNYSFPASEVLFSVDYLAYVAENKSFSGDVE, via the coding sequence ATGGAACGGCTGAAAAAAATAATCGGGCAATACGGCAGGTGGTCGGAATTGACCACCTACACAGACCGCATCGAAGCTCATACAAATACTGATTTCAGTCATGCCGTAGAAAATGCAAAAGCTCTTTTGGAAACAATTGGCAAGGAAATTTGTAATTCCAAAAGTATTGTGCTTGGGGAGGTTACGAGCATTAACGTCGTGATGAAAAAAGCGTTTACCGCTATTGGCTATTCAAGCGATAATCTGGTTATGCGGATTTCTACAGCACTGGCGACCATCGGACAGCAGATGGGAAATCTCAGAAATGAAATTGGCACAACCTCTCACGGTAAATCCTTGGAAGAGTTAAAAGAAAGAAACAATAAAGTTGATGAACTAACGAAAGAATTTCTGATTGATACAACGGTTATTGTTGCTGCATTTTTAATTAGAGCCTTTGAAAATGAAAACCCTCGTGCAACAACAGAGCATGTAGAAGCGGAAATACTTTATACCGATAATGAATCATTCAATGACTTCTGGGATGATTTATACGGTGAATTTATAATGGGTAATTATTCTTTTCCGGCAAGTGAAGTTCTCTTTAGTGTCGATTATCTGGCTTATGTAGCTGAAAACAAAAGTTTTTCAGGTGATGTAGAATGA
- a CDS encoding restriction endonuclease subunit S, whose amino-acid sequence MGKWQEYKLEELGLLQRGRSRHRPRYAFHLYGGRYPFIQTGEIREARKYITKFEQTYNEEGLEQSKLWPKGTLCITIAANIAELAILSFDACFPDSVLGFIPNDQLADLNFIYYTLIFFQKELKHVGEGSVQDNINLGTFQNVLFPIPSLPEQKAIASVLSSLDDKIDLLHRQNKTFEAMAETLFRQWFVEEAKEDWEEGVLGDVIEIFDHLRIPLSKMERDKKKDGQLFPYYGAASVMDYINDYIFDGEYILLGEDGTVRTNEGYPILQYTTGKFWVNNHTHVIKAKTPYSNFFLWNYLRKKNIDEIVTGAVQPKINQGNLKSLGFPKFPEDLVTAFNKQMGSFFKKINKNQAQILTLKKLLDTLLPRLMSGEIRVAYYES is encoded by the coding sequence GTGGGTAAGTGGCAGGAATACAAATTAGAAGAGTTAGGGTTACTACAAAGAGGTCGTTCAAGGCATAGACCAAGGTACGCCTTTCACCTTTATGGTGGAAGATATCCTTTCATTCAAACAGGTGAAATACGAGAGGCTAGAAAATATATTACTAAGTTTGAACAGACTTATAATGAGGAAGGTTTAGAGCAGAGCAAGCTGTGGCCCAAAGGTACCCTTTGTATTACTATCGCTGCAAATATTGCAGAACTTGCTATTCTTTCATTTGATGCTTGTTTTCCTGACAGTGTGTTGGGGTTTATTCCCAATGATCAATTAGCTGATTTAAACTTTATTTATTATACGCTCATTTTTTTTCAGAAGGAGTTGAAGCACGTTGGCGAAGGTTCTGTGCAAGATAATATTAACCTCGGTACATTCCAGAACGTTCTTTTCCCTATTCCCTCTCTTCCCGAACAAAAAGCCATTGCCTCCGTCCTTTCCAGCCTCGATGACAAAATAGACCTGCTCCACCGCCAGAACAAAACCTTCGAAGCTATGGCTGAAACCCTTTTCAGACAGTGGTTTGTGGAGGAAGCAAAAGAGGATTGGGAAGAGGGAGTATTAGGTGATGTTATCGAAATATTTGACCATTTAAGAATTCCTTTATCAAAAATGGAAAGAGACAAGAAAAAAGATGGGCAATTATTTCCTTACTATGGGGCTGCTAGCGTTATGGACTATATTAATGATTATATTTTTGACGGTGAGTATATCCTACTTGGCGAAGATGGAACGGTCAGGACAAATGAGGGGTATCCAATTTTACAATATACAACTGGAAAGTTTTGGGTAAATAATCATACCCACGTTATCAAAGCGAAAACACCTTATAGTAATTTTTTTCTCTGGAATTATCTTAGGAAAAAAAATATTGATGAGATTGTTACAGGTGCTGTCCAACCTAAAATCAACCAAGGAAATTTAAAATCATTAGGTTTTCCAAAATTTCCTGAAGATTTGGTTACAGCGTTTAATAAACAAATGGGTTCATTTTTCAAAAAAATAAATAAAAACCAAGCTCAAATTCTCACCCTTAAAAAACTCCTCGACACACTACTACCCCGACTGATGAGTGGGGAAATAAGGGTTGCATATTATGAAAGTTAA
- a CDS encoding Fic family protein, whose product MNIKDFRSGIQRKGYQYKYFLPEKINHTFFWTDEVINELLEKASLQLGGLNSFSRFVPNTDMFIMMHIFKEAVLSSRIEGTQTNLEDALIEEKEIKPEKRDDWKEVNNYVLAMNTAIEELKTLPLSNRLIKNTHKILLSSGRGERRSPGEFRQSQNWIGGASLSDAVFIPPAHTELPELLSDLELFLHNTDIKIPHLIRIAIVHYQFETIHPFLDGNGRIGRLLITLYLVSSGILEKPLLYLSDFFEKNKTQYYDNLTFVRTKNDLGQWIKFFLTGVIQTAENAMTTLKKITDLKASLESEKILALGKRTKQASAFLNALFSKPVVTIKDVQTLTNLSPKAANDIVKIFITIGILKEITGYQRNRVFAFDEYVKMF is encoded by the coding sequence ATGAACATTAAAGATTTTAGGTCAGGAATACAAAGAAAAGGCTATCAATACAAATATTTTTTACCGGAAAAGATTAACCATACCTTTTTCTGGACAGATGAAGTAATTAACGAGCTTCTCGAAAAAGCCTCGTTACAACTCGGAGGATTAAACTCCTTTTCCCGATTTGTTCCTAACACTGATATGTTCATCATGATGCATATTTTTAAAGAAGCGGTTTTATCGAGTCGAATAGAAGGAACACAAACTAACTTAGAAGACGCTCTCATTGAAGAAAAAGAGATAAAACCGGAAAAACGGGATGATTGGAAGGAAGTAAACAATTATGTTTTGGCTATGAACACAGCTATAGAAGAGTTAAAGACACTGCCTTTATCAAACCGACTTATCAAAAACACCCATAAGATTCTTCTTTCAAGTGGAAGAGGTGAACGTAGAAGCCCAGGTGAATTCAGGCAGTCTCAAAACTGGATTGGCGGGGCAAGTCTATCTGATGCAGTATTTATTCCTCCGGCTCATACGGAATTACCTGAATTGTTGTCCGACCTGGAATTGTTTCTTCATAATACCGATATTAAAATTCCTCATCTTATCCGCATCGCTATTGTCCATTATCAATTCGAAACAATACATCCCTTTTTGGATGGTAATGGCAGAATCGGGAGGCTGCTCATTACTTTATATCTTGTCAGCAGTGGTATTCTTGAAAAACCGCTTTTGTATCTCTCAGATTTTTTTGAAAAGAATAAGACACAGTATTATGACAATTTGACTTTTGTCCGCACAAAAAATGATCTTGGTCAATGGATAAAGTTCTTTCTGACCGGTGTTATCCAAACAGCAGAAAACGCAATGACTACGCTTAAAAAAATTACTGATTTGAAAGCTTCCCTTGAGAGTGAGAAAATACTTGCGCTTGGAAAAAGAACAAAACAGGCTTCGGCATTCCTGAATGCCCTCTTTTCTAAGCCGGTGGTTACGATAAAAGACGTCCAGACTTTGACAAACCTATCACCTAAAGCTGCGAACGACATAGTAAAGATATTTATAACAATTGGAATTCTTAAAGAAATAACTGGATATCAACGCAACCGTGTTTTTGCTTTCGACGAATATGTTAAGATGTTTTAA